The following are encoded in a window of Clostridia bacterium genomic DNA:
- a CDS encoding aconitate hydratase encodes MESHFFADCIETLTSETGKTSKYFSLPKLERKGVGPVSKLPRSIRVVLESVMRNVDGKKIAEEDVRRLANWKPVEERTSEIPFVVARILLQDFTGVPLLVDLAAMRSAVGRMKKRTEIIEPLVPVDLVIDHSVQVDYWSRNDALWLNMDMEFRRNRSRYQFLKWGMQAFHNFNVVPSGIGICHQVNLEYLAKCVQERDGVLYPDTLVGTDSHTTMVNGLGVVAWGVGGIEAEAGMLGQPVYFLTPDVVGVHMKGALREGATATDLVLHITQMLRKVNVVGKFVEYFGEGAASLTVPDRATIGNMSPEYGATMGYLPVDEETCRYMEATGRTREQVDLVRAYYKAQGIFGMPRAGEIEYSRLLELDLSDVRASVAGPKRPQDRLELPEIKTKFSELLTKPLAEGGFGKVDGQTEQRFTVRIGLQGQKPQEPVAGGGHQEPESMPVGAGNVSAKNTSEWTESEMMNNRPTPDLIEELPHEALPKATVEIGNGDVVIAAITSCTNTSNPTVMLAAGILAKKAVEKGLRVKPWVKPSLAPGSRVVTEYYNKTGLMPYLDKLGFQLVGYGCTTCIGNSGPLDSSLEQVIGDNDLVVASVLSGNRNFEARVHQSVKANFLMSPPLVVAFALAGQVDIDLTKEPVGHGHDGQDVYLRDIWPTTQELGEALKQAADPEEYRRLYANAESTNPLWNEINAPTSDVYAWDKNSTYIQEPPYFDDFSMEPGGIADVKGARMLAMFGESITTDHISPAGAIKPSSAAGKYLLDKGVQVQEFNTYGARRGNHEVMVRGTFANVRIKNLMLPGTEGGMTMHLPDGEQMNIYDAAMKYQQEGVPLMIFGGHEYGAGSSRDWAAKGTRLLGVKAVIAQSFERIHRSNLVGMGVLPCQFEEGVSARVLGLTGAETFDLTGIRGELKPRQQLCLTVHRPGGDEQQVHVTLRIDTPIEVEYYRHGGILHYVLRHLVAAGG; translated from the coding sequence ATGGAAAGTCATTTCTTCGCCGACTGCATAGAAACGCTTACGAGTGAAACGGGCAAAACGAGCAAATACTTTTCGTTACCTAAGTTGGAAAGAAAGGGTGTGGGACCGGTTTCGAAGCTGCCGCGCAGCATACGCGTGGTGCTGGAATCGGTGATGCGGAACGTAGACGGCAAGAAGATCGCAGAAGAAGATGTGCGGCGGCTGGCGAACTGGAAGCCTGTTGAGGAGCGCACGTCGGAGATTCCGTTCGTCGTTGCGCGCATTCTGCTGCAGGACTTCACGGGAGTGCCGCTACTGGTCGACCTGGCGGCGATGCGGTCGGCCGTGGGGCGAATGAAGAAGAGGACAGAAATCATCGAACCGCTCGTTCCTGTTGACCTCGTGATCGACCACTCGGTGCAGGTCGATTACTGGAGTCGTAATGACGCCTTATGGCTGAACATGGATATGGAATTCAGGCGCAACCGTTCGCGTTACCAGTTTCTGAAGTGGGGTATGCAGGCGTTCCACAACTTCAACGTAGTGCCGTCGGGCATCGGAATCTGCCACCAGGTGAACCTGGAGTATCTCGCGAAATGCGTGCAGGAACGGGATGGCGTGTTGTATCCGGACACGCTGGTGGGGACGGATTCGCATACGACGATGGTGAATGGGCTGGGCGTGGTGGCGTGGGGAGTGGGCGGCATCGAGGCGGAGGCCGGGATGCTTGGGCAGCCGGTGTACTTCCTCACGCCGGACGTTGTTGGCGTCCACATGAAAGGCGCGTTACGCGAAGGCGCGACGGCCACCGATCTCGTGCTGCACATCACGCAGATGCTACGAAAGGTGAACGTCGTAGGGAAGTTCGTGGAGTACTTCGGCGAGGGCGCAGCGAGTTTGACGGTGCCGGATCGCGCGACAATCGGCAATATGTCGCCGGAGTACGGAGCGACCATGGGGTACTTACCGGTGGATGAAGAAACGTGCCGATACATGGAGGCGACGGGGCGCACGCGTGAGCAAGTGGACTTGGTGCGCGCCTATTACAAGGCACAGGGAATTTTCGGGATGCCACGGGCGGGGGAAATTGAGTACTCGCGGCTGCTGGAGCTCGATTTGTCAGACGTGCGGGCGAGTGTGGCTGGGCCAAAGCGTCCGCAGGACCGGCTGGAGCTGCCGGAAATCAAAACCAAATTTAGCGAACTGCTGACGAAGCCCCTTGCCGAGGGTGGCTTCGGCAAAGTGGACGGCCAGACGGAACAAAGGTTCACGGTACGCATTGGGCTGCAAGGCCAGAAACCGCAGGAGCCAGTAGCTGGCGGTGGTCACCAGGAGCCGGAGTCGATGCCGGTGGGCGCCGGCAACGTCTCTGCGAAGAACACGAGCGAGTGGACGGAGTCGGAAATGATGAACAATCGTCCGACGCCTGACTTGATCGAGGAGTTGCCGCACGAGGCGCTGCCGAAGGCGACGGTCGAAATCGGAAACGGCGATGTGGTGATTGCGGCGATCACGTCATGCACGAACACCAGCAATCCAACGGTTATGCTTGCGGCCGGAATACTGGCGAAAAAAGCGGTAGAGAAGGGACTTCGAGTGAAACCATGGGTGAAGCCTTCGCTCGCCCCGGGCTCTCGAGTTGTGACCGAGTACTACAACAAAACAGGACTGATGCCGTACCTGGACAAGCTCGGGTTTCAGTTGGTTGGATACGGGTGCACGACGTGCATTGGAAACTCGGGGCCGCTCGATTCAAGCCTTGAGCAAGTGATTGGCGACAATGACCTTGTAGTGGCGAGTGTGCTGAGCGGCAATCGCAACTTCGAAGCACGAGTGCACCAGAGCGTGAAGGCGAACTTCCTGATGAGTCCGCCGCTGGTCGTAGCATTCGCGCTGGCCGGGCAGGTGGATATCGATCTGACGAAGGAGCCGGTCGGGCACGGGCACGATGGGCAAGACGTTTACCTGCGGGACATTTGGCCGACAACACAGGAATTAGGGGAAGCACTGAAGCAGGCTGCAGATCCGGAAGAGTACCGGCGGCTGTATGCGAATGCGGAGAGCACGAATCCGCTGTGGAATGAAATCAACGCGCCGACCAGCGATGTGTACGCCTGGGATAAAAACTCGACCTATATACAGGAGCCTCCCTACTTCGATGACTTCTCGATGGAGCCGGGTGGAATAGCGGACGTGAAAGGCGCGCGGATGCTCGCGATGTTCGGCGAGTCGATAACGACGGATCACATCAGCCCGGCGGGCGCGATCAAGCCGAGTTCGGCAGCGGGGAAGTATCTGCTGGACAAGGGCGTGCAGGTGCAGGAGTTCAATACCTACGGGGCACGGCGAGGCAATCACGAGGTGATGGTGCGGGGAACATTTGCAAACGTGCGCATCAAGAACCTGATGCTGCCGGGAACAGAAGGCGGCATGACGATGCATCTGCCAGATGGCGAGCAGATGAACATCTACGATGCTGCCATGAAGTATCAGCAGGAAGGCGTGCCGCTGATGATCTTCGGCGGACACGAATACGGTGCGGGTTCATCGCGCGACTGGGCGGCGAAGGGGACTCGGTTGCTAGGAGTGAAGGCGGTGATCGCGCAAAGCTTCGAGCGAATTCATCGCAGCAACCTGGTTGGAATGGGCGTGCTGCCTTGCCAATTCGAGGAAGGCGTAAGTGCGAGGGTGCTTGGTCTGACTGGGGCGGAGACATTCGATTTAACGGGAATTCGGGGCGAATTGAAGCCGCGTCAGCAACTATGCCTGACGGTTCATCGGCCAGGCGGCGATGAGCAGCAGGTACACGTAACATTGAGGATAGACACGCCGATCGAAGTGGAGTACTACAGGCACGGTGGGATACTGCACTATGTGCTGAGGCATCTGGTTGCAGCGGGTGGGTGA
- a CDS encoding oligopeptide transporter, OPT family: MTETETSTKPEIETEIESKSLPANAYEPLEPGESYKPIVPATKNVPELTPRSIGWGILLCVVFTIASAYSGLKVGQVMESAIPISILAIGLARVYKRRSSLLENVIMTGIGGVAGSVVAGAVFTVPALYILNLNPHPVQTIFICLAGGCLGILFLIPLRRYFVRDMHAQLPFPEATAITEVLVTGEKGGSQAKLLLQATAISAVYDFFVTTFHVWKEFVDFQFVPAVRALSDKARITFSFDAISFILGLGYVMGLRSSMILCAGGVLSNFVLVPVIFMIGQHFAGAVYPGTIPIADMSAVQIYRSYVRFIGVGAIATAGIFGIIKSLKIVAGSFSIALRVFRHGETASTERTDRDMPMISIFLGIVLGAIGVAALLGHLPVSWTVVTIGLALTLVFSFFFASVAANAIATTARNPVSGMTMLTIIISSVVLLRFGLSGTTGMFFVMAIAGMVCTALSVSGQAITDLKAGYWLGSTPSAQEKVKFLGVIAAAIAAGLTIVMLARAFQFGEALPGDLRPVLASPQASIMKALVEGFMSHQPVAYVLFGAGAMIALLMEMLGQPSLIFALGMYLPLELNSPALVGGFLAHFLNKKSEQTGGERGRTIRERGVIIASGLMAGGALGGVFGAALRLLPQYREDMIRTPFYLYDPISQSVSALLFVGLCLYVWFGSMKRNKEATWTK, translated from the coding sequence ATGACCGAAACCGAAACTTCAACCAAACCCGAGATCGAAACCGAAATCGAATCCAAATCCCTTCCGGCGAACGCTTACGAGCCGCTCGAACCTGGTGAGTCGTACAAACCGATTGTGCCGGCGACTAAGAATGTGCCCGAGCTTACGCCACGATCAATTGGCTGGGGCATCCTGCTCTGCGTTGTTTTCACGATTGCCTCGGCGTACTCAGGCCTGAAGGTCGGACAGGTGATGGAGTCCGCAATTCCGATCTCCATCCTTGCTATCGGCCTGGCGCGCGTATATAAGCGCCGGTCGAGCTTGCTTGAGAACGTGATCATGACGGGCATCGGCGGAGTCGCCGGGTCGGTCGTTGCAGGTGCCGTGTTCACGGTTCCCGCGCTCTACATCCTGAATCTGAATCCGCATCCGGTACAGACGATCTTCATCTGCCTGGCGGGCGGATGTCTCGGCATCCTCTTCCTTATTCCTTTACGACGCTATTTTGTTCGCGATATGCACGCGCAACTTCCGTTCCCGGAGGCGACGGCGATTACGGAAGTTCTTGTCACGGGAGAGAAGGGTGGATCGCAGGCGAAGCTGTTGCTGCAAGCGACGGCGATCTCCGCAGTTTACGACTTCTTCGTAACGACCTTTCATGTATGGAAGGAGTTTGTAGATTTCCAGTTCGTGCCCGCGGTACGGGCGCTCTCCGACAAGGCTCGGATTACGTTCAGCTTCGACGCCATCAGCTTCATCCTGGGACTCGGTTACGTAATGGGCCTGCGCAGTTCTATGATTCTTTGCGCGGGCGGCGTGCTTTCGAACTTCGTGCTGGTGCCGGTGATCTTCATGATTGGCCAGCATTTCGCGGGTGCGGTTTATCCCGGCACCATCCCAATCGCGGACATGTCGGCGGTGCAGATCTATCGGAGTTATGTGCGGTTCATCGGCGTCGGCGCCATCGCGACGGCTGGGATCTTCGGGATAATCAAATCGCTGAAGATCGTAGCAGGGTCGTTCAGTATTGCCCTGCGGGTGTTCCGTCATGGTGAGACCGCCTCAACCGAGCGGACCGATCGCGATATGCCGATGATCTCGATTTTCCTCGGCATCGTGCTTGGCGCCATCGGCGTGGCTGCGCTGCTTGGACATCTTCCTGTTTCCTGGACGGTCGTTACAATCGGTCTTGCACTGACCCTGGTGTTCTCGTTCTTCTTCGCATCCGTCGCGGCAAACGCAATCGCGACGACGGCTCGCAACCCGGTCTCCGGGATGACGATGCTTACCATCATTATTTCTTCTGTCGTGCTGCTGCGGTTTGGGCTTTCCGGCACGACGGGCATGTTCTTTGTGATGGCGATTGCCGGCATGGTCTGCACGGCGTTGTCTGTTTCAGGACAGGCGATCACGGACCTGAAGGCGGGCTACTGGCTTGGCTCCACGCCTTCCGCACAGGAGAAGGTGAAGTTCCTTGGTGTGATTGCGGCCGCCATCGCTGCCGGACTGACGATCGTGATGCTGGCGCGTGCCTTCCAGTTTGGCGAGGCTCTGCCCGGAGATTTGCGTCCGGTACTGGCATCGCCGCAGGCTTCCATCATGAAGGCGCTGGTTGAGGGCTTCATGAGTCACCAACCCGTCGCGTACGTGCTGTTCGGCGCAGGAGCGATGATCGCGTTGCTGATGGAGATGCTCGGGCAGCCTTCGCTGATCTTCGCACTCGGCATGTATCTGCCGCTGGAGCTGAATTCGCCGGCGCTGGTCGGCGGTTTCCTTGCGCATTTCCTGAACAAGAAGTCTGAGCAGACTGGCGGCGAGCGTGGCAGGACGATTCGCGAACGCGGCGTCATTATCGCATCAGGCCTGATGGCCGGGGGTGCTCTCGGAGGCGTA
- a CDS encoding thiamine phosphate synthase — translation MLLYYITDRTQFPGSEAKRREQLLDKIAEAANCGVNYIQLREKDLPIREFEQLARRAVDIVQRANATRSAVQPLPATALLINSRIDIALAVGADGVHLTSTDIAASEARAIWPKSATPGRNPVVGVSCHTATEVSRAAAHGADFAVFAPVFGKVQTGASGVGLSALREAVGVISKPDRRVEAGDNRVTIPVLALGGVTADNAQACLAAGAAGIAGIRLFQQGNISDIRSL, via the coding sequence GTGCTTCTCTACTACATCACCGATAGAACGCAGTTTCCTGGCTCCGAGGCCAAGCGCCGCGAACAACTTCTGGACAAGATTGCCGAAGCGGCGAACTGTGGTGTGAACTACATCCAGCTTCGAGAGAAGGATCTGCCCATTCGCGAGTTCGAGCAACTCGCCCGTCGGGCCGTCGACATCGTCCAGCGCGCAAACGCTACCCGTAGCGCTGTGCAACCTCTCCCGGCGACCGCGCTCCTCATAAACTCCCGCATCGATATCGCCCTGGCCGTCGGCGCGGATGGCGTGCACCTCACCTCCACCGACATTGCCGCCAGTGAAGCGCGCGCCATTTGGCCCAAGTCAGCAACGCCCGGCCGCAATCCCGTCGTCGGCGTCTCCTGTCACACGGCCACGGAGGTCAGCCGCGCAGCAGCTCACGGCGCTGACTTCGCCGTCTTTGCCCCCGTCTTCGGCAAAGTTCAAACCGGCGCATCCGGCGTCGGGCTCTCTGCTTTGAGAGAAGCCGTAGGAGTAATCTCCAAACCCGATCGCCGCGTGGAAGCCGGTGACAACCGCGTGACAATCCCGGTGCTTGCGCTCGGAGGCGTGACCGCTGACAACGCACAAGCCTGCCTCGCAGCCGGTGCCGCGGGCATTGCCGGCATACGGCTATTTCAGCAAGGCAACATCTCGGACATCAGGAGCCTGTAG
- a CDS encoding fatty acid desaturase, whose translation MVVFHVGAVAALFMFSWKALFLAAFLWWVSGSLGIGMGYHRLLTHRGYKTPKWMEYILTVCGTLALEGGPIFWVATHRIHHQLTDKPGDPHSPRDGKWWSHMGWIVTGTAMHDSTSVLAPYVPDLRKDRFHVWLSKWHWVPLTLLGIALFAAGGVQYVMWGIFLRVTIGLHATWLVNSATHIWGSQRFNTGDDSRNSMWVALLTFGEGWHNNHHAHPSSARHGLRWWEIDMNWYGIQALRVLGLAKNVKLPKLDGRVQEMSAPSVPAGMAMGD comes from the coding sequence ATGGTCGTTTTCCATGTTGGCGCCGTGGCGGCGTTGTTCATGTTCAGTTGGAAGGCGCTGTTCCTTGCAGCGTTTTTGTGGTGGGTTTCCGGCAGCCTTGGTATTGGCATGGGCTACCACCGTCTGCTGACGCATCGCGGATACAAGACGCCGAAGTGGATGGAATACATCCTAACGGTGTGTGGCACGCTGGCGCTGGAAGGTGGACCGATATTCTGGGTGGCGACGCATCGCATCCATCATCAACTCACCGACAAGCCTGGCGATCCTCATTCTCCACGCGACGGAAAGTGGTGGTCGCACATGGGTTGGATCGTGACGGGCACGGCAATGCACGACTCAACTTCGGTGCTGGCGCCTTACGTCCCGGACCTTCGTAAAGACAGGTTCCATGTGTGGCTCAGCAAGTGGCACTGGGTTCCGCTGACTCTGCTGGGAATCGCCCTGTTCGCAGCAGGCGGCGTGCAGTACGTGATGTGGGGTATCTTCCTGCGAGTGACAATCGGATTGCATGCGACGTGGCTGGTAAATTCGGCGACGCATATCTGGGGCTCGCAACGGTTCAACACCGGCGATGATTCGCGCAACAGCATGTGGGTGGCGCTGTTGACGTTTGGCGAAGGCTGGCACAACAACCACCATGCGCATCCCAGCTCGGCGCGGCATGGTCTGCGTTGGTGGGAGATCGACATGAACTGGTACGGCATCCAGGCGCTGCGCGTGCTAGGCCTGGCGAAGAACGTCAAATTGCCAAAGCTGGATGGACGTGTGCAGGAGATGTCAGCGCCGTCGGTTCCGGCTGGGATGGCGATGGGAGACTGA
- a CDS encoding prolyl oligopeptidase family serine peptidase, producing MTSCHFVRITALTVFFSLIIIPAALFAGDDTQPQKFLYPQPKKVEQVDDYHGVKVADPYRWMEDLDSADVKTWVDAENKITYGFLDQIPERAAIKSRMTKLMNYERYSSPWKEGNRYFFTRNSGLQNQSVVYWMESLTSEPKLLIDPNTLSADGTVALSGLVISDDAKHMAYGISASGSDWQEWHIRDIDTGKDLADVLKWVKFSGASWTKDGSGIFYSRYDEPKQGTKTMRDANYFQKLYFHKLGTAQSEDILIYERPDNKEMGFSGSVTDDGRYLIISVWQGSAPKNRVYYKDLTVKDAPVVKLLDAFDAEYNFIDNDGPVFYFRTDKDAARGRIITVNTRHPEAANWKTIIPESKETLEGANTLDNKLVAIYLKDAKSEVRVYDLNGKFLRNVDLPGIGSAGGFGGKRSYKETFYSFTSFTTPTTIYRYDLATGKSSIFRQPKLDFDPTAYEVKQVFYTSKDGTRVPMFIVHKKGIELDGTNPTYLYGYGGFNASETPYFSVSNLVWMEMGGVFALPNLRGGGEYGEDWHQAGTKLRKQNVFDDFIAAAEWLIANKYTSTPKLAIGGRSNGGLLVGAALTQRPDLFGATVPGVGVMDMLRFHKFTIGWGWVSDYGSSDDPEQFKAIYKYSPLHNLKPGTKYPPTFIITADHDDRVVPAHSFKFAATMQEAQGGNAPVLIRIETKAGHGAGKPVTKQIDESTDTWAFLIKALNMKPNVIATK from the coding sequence ATGACTTCGTGTCACTTCGTGCGTATCACCGCACTCACCGTGTTTTTCTCGCTCATAATCATCCCGGCCGCACTCTTCGCCGGCGATGACACGCAGCCACAGAAATTTCTCTACCCGCAGCCCAAGAAGGTGGAGCAGGTGGACGACTATCACGGCGTCAAAGTCGCCGATCCGTATCGCTGGATGGAAGACCTCGACTCGGCCGACGTCAAGACATGGGTGGACGCCGAAAACAAGATCACCTACGGCTTTCTCGATCAGATTCCCGAGCGCGCAGCTATCAAGTCGCGCATGACGAAGCTCATGAATTACGAGCGCTACTCCTCGCCGTGGAAGGAAGGGAATCGCTACTTCTTTACGCGCAACTCCGGCCTGCAGAATCAGAGCGTCGTTTACTGGATGGAATCGCTTACCAGCGAACCCAAGCTCCTCATCGACCCCAACACGCTCTCCGCTGATGGCACGGTCGCGCTCTCCGGCCTTGTCATTAGCGATGACGCCAAGCATATGGCCTACGGCATCTCAGCCTCCGGTTCCGACTGGCAGGAGTGGCACATTCGCGATATCGATACCGGCAAGGATCTGGCTGACGTCCTCAAGTGGGTAAAATTTTCCGGCGCATCATGGACAAAGGACGGCAGCGGAATCTTCTACAGCCGTTACGACGAGCCCAAGCAGGGCACCAAGACCATGCGCGATGCCAATTACTTCCAGAAGCTTTACTTTCACAAGCTCGGCACGGCGCAGTCGGAAGACATCCTCATCTACGAACGCCCGGACAACAAGGAAATGGGATTCAGCGGCTCAGTCACCGATGACGGCCGTTACCTCATCATCAGCGTCTGGCAAGGCAGCGCTCCTAAAAACCGCGTTTACTACAAAGACCTCACCGTCAAAGACGCACCAGTGGTGAAACTGCTCGACGCCTTCGATGCCGAGTACAACTTCATCGACAACGATGGGCCCGTCTTCTATTTCCGCACCGACAAGGACGCCGCTCGCGGCCGCATCATCACCGTTAATACGCGGCATCCCGAGGCAGCGAACTGGAAGACCATCATCCCCGAATCCAAGGAAACCCTTGAGGGCGCCAACACTCTCGACAACAAGTTGGTTGCTATCTACCTCAAGGACGCCAAGAGCGAAGTACGCGTCTACGACTTGAATGGCAAGTTCCTCCGCAACGTCGATCTACCCGGCATCGGCAGCGCCGGCGGCTTCGGCGGCAAGCGCAGCTACAAGGAAACCTTCTATTCGTTCACCAGCTTCACGACGCCCACCACCATCTATCGCTACGACTTGGCGACCGGAAAGAGCAGCATCTTCCGTCAGCCCAAGCTCGACTTCGATCCCACCGCCTACGAAGTCAAGCAGGTGTTCTACACCAGCAAAGACGGCACTCGCGTGCCCATGTTCATCGTCCACAAAAAGGGCATAGAACTCGACGGTACCAACCCAACTTACCTCTACGGTTACGGCGGATTTAACGCCAGCGAGACTCCTTACTTCTCAGTCTCGAACCTTGTCTGGATGGAAATGGGCGGCGTTTTTGCTCTCCCGAATCTTCGTGGCGGAGGCGAGTACGGCGAAGACTGGCACCAGGCTGGCACTAAGCTGCGAAAGCAAAACGTTTTTGACGACTTCATCGCCGCAGCCGAATGGCTCATCGCGAACAAGTACACGTCCACACCGAAGCTCGCCATCGGCGGACGCTCCAACGGAGGCCTGCTCGTAGGCGCTGCGCTCACGCAGCGGCCCGACCTCTTCGGTGCCACCGTTCCCGGCGTAGGCGTCATGGACATGCTCCGCTTCCACAAGTTCACCATCGGCTGGGGCTGGGTCTCCGACTACGGCTCATCTGACGATCCGGAACAGTTCAAGGCCATCTACAAGTATTCGCCACTGCACAACCTGAAGCCCGGCACCAAGTACCCGCCGACCTTCATCATTACCGCCGACCATGACGACCGCGTTGTCCCCGCGCACAGCTTCAAGTTCGCAGCTACTATGCAGGAAGCTCAGGGCGGCAACGCTCCCGTCCTCATCCGCATTGAGACCAAAGCGGGACACGGCGCAGGCAAACCAGTCACCAAGCAGATAGACGAAAGCACAGACACCTGGGCCTTCCTCATCAAAGCCCTCAACATGAAACCGAATGTCATCGCTACCAAGTAA
- a CDS encoding response regulator transcription factor, translating to MTRILVVEDESHLAQGLRFNLEAEGYEVRVLETGEAALKLLLQDADAVDVVVLDIMLPGINGFTVASELRKAKQFVPVLMLTARGRPEDVLKGFESGADDYLPKPFDLAILLARVNSLLRRREWTAPGPRQEPDDAATPVRHADVFKFAEKVVDFDRLQLSAAGQVFQLTLMEAELLRFLIRNSGVPVSRKQILEQVWDLHEDTDTRAIDNFIVRLRRYIEDEPGQPKHLLTVRGVGYKFLPEGQ from the coding sequence ATGACAAGAATCCTGGTAGTAGAAGATGAGTCGCACCTCGCGCAGGGTCTTCGCTTCAATTTGGAGGCCGAGGGCTACGAAGTTCGCGTGCTGGAAACGGGCGAGGCCGCACTGAAACTACTGCTGCAGGATGCCGACGCGGTGGACGTGGTGGTGCTCGACATCATGCTGCCCGGCATCAACGGATTTACAGTTGCGAGCGAACTGCGCAAGGCAAAGCAGTTCGTTCCGGTGCTTATGCTGACGGCCCGAGGGCGTCCGGAAGATGTGCTGAAAGGGTTCGAGTCAGGCGCGGACGATTACCTACCGAAGCCCTTCGATTTGGCCATCCTGCTGGCGCGAGTGAACAGCCTTCTGCGGCGACGCGAATGGACCGCGCCCGGACCGAGGCAAGAGCCAGACGATGCGGCAACGCCGGTGCGCCATGCGGATGTCTTCAAGTTCGCTGAGAAAGTGGTCGATTTCGACAGGTTGCAACTGAGCGCCGCAGGACAGGTCTTCCAGTTGACGCTGATGGAAGCCGAGTTGTTGCGATTCCTCATTCGCAACAGCGGAGTGCCGGTCTCGCGCAAGCAGATTCTTGAACAGGTTTGGGATCTGCACGAGGATACGGACACGCGAGCGATAGATAATTTCATCGTGCGGTTGCGCCGGTATATAGAGGATGAGCCGGGGCAGCCGAAGCATCTGCTGACCGTACGCGGGGTGGGGTACAAGTTTCTGCCGGAAGGGCAGTAA
- a CDS encoding HAMP domain-containing sensor histidine kinase, giving the protein MQITSRRKAIIFVTVLGASLIGLALALNIGWIIHWREVVPLVLGIIVFAIIIAGMTLNTIFLVREIRRNEQHDSFINSITHELKTPIASIRLYLDTLQKRNLGEEQRREFYKVMQQDTERLLGTVDQVLRAGQVTHKRGRHMWADVDLAEAAKECAALARSRHHLPPDALVERIHAVGREESVVLGDGDELRTAISNLLENSVKYSGNRVEIRLDVVASGGNVLLKVKDKGVGIARGELKQIFKRFYRVASRGQVKGTGLGLFIVRSIARRHGGDAWAESDGEGKGATIVMRIPRRRA; this is encoded by the coding sequence ATGCAGATCACCAGTCGGCGCAAGGCGATTATTTTCGTTACTGTGCTGGGCGCAAGCCTCATCGGCCTGGCTCTGGCGCTGAATATCGGCTGGATTATTCACTGGCGCGAAGTAGTGCCGCTGGTGCTGGGCATTATTGTTTTCGCGATCATCATCGCAGGCATGACGCTGAATACCATATTCCTTGTCCGCGAAATTCGGCGGAATGAGCAGCACGACAGCTTCATCAATTCCATTACGCATGAGTTGAAGACCCCGATCGCTTCGATACGGCTTTACCTAGATACTCTGCAAAAGCGCAACCTGGGCGAGGAGCAGCGGCGAGAATTCTACAAAGTGATGCAACAGGATACGGAGCGCCTGCTGGGCACCGTGGACCAGGTGCTTCGCGCTGGACAGGTGACACACAAGCGCGGTCGGCACATGTGGGCCGACGTGGATCTGGCCGAGGCGGCGAAGGAATGTGCCGCGCTGGCGCGTTCACGCCATCATCTCCCGCCGGACGCGCTGGTGGAGCGCATCCACGCCGTCGGGCGCGAGGAGAGCGTGGTTCTGGGCGATGGCGATGAACTGCGCACGGCCATCTCAAACCTGCTCGAGAATTCGGTGAAGTACTCGGGTAACAGGGTGGAGATCAGGCTGGATGTGGTTGCATCGGGTGGTAACGTGCTGTTGAAGGTGAAGGATAAAGGTGTGGGTATCGCCCGTGGAGAGCTGAAGCAGATCTTCAAAAGGTTTTATCGCGTGGCCAGCAGGGGACAAGTGAAAGGCACAGGATTGGGTTTGTTCATTGTGCGCTCAATCGCGCGCCGCCACGGCGGTGATGCGTGGGCTGAGAGCGATGGCGAGGGCAAGGGCGCGACCATTGTGATGAGGATTCCGAGGCGACGGGCATGA